In a single window of the Natronosalvus caseinilyticus genome:
- a CDS encoding pantoate kinase, with product MREEATAFVPGHITGFFSAHPDDDPTKAGSRGAGLTLTDGVDVTVTRADDPAISLEGERVDIEPVYTVLETLEAPARVDVESSLPLGSGFGISGATALGAALAANYVFDRRLSYNELVTIAHGAEVQAGTGLGDVVAQAHGGIPIRLEPGAPAHNVLDAIPARARVEYLSFGGLSTADVITGDTDVLSAAGQEALSLVVDEPTLTSFIYASRRFAREAGLLTDEVREVLEDVAAVEGQASMAMLGNTVFALGTGLSDAGYEPSVCGTHSAGAVLK from the coding sequence ATGCGCGAGGAGGCGACGGCGTTCGTTCCCGGCCACATCACCGGCTTTTTCAGTGCCCACCCGGACGACGACCCGACGAAAGCCGGCTCTCGAGGCGCGGGGCTGACGTTGACCGACGGGGTCGACGTGACGGTGACACGGGCCGACGACCCGGCCATTTCCCTCGAGGGCGAGCGCGTCGACATCGAACCCGTCTACACGGTGCTCGAAACGCTCGAGGCGCCAGCGCGAGTCGACGTCGAGTCCTCGCTCCCGCTCGGATCCGGGTTCGGTATCTCCGGGGCGACGGCGCTGGGTGCGGCGCTGGCCGCCAATTACGTCTTCGATCGACGCCTCTCGTACAACGAACTGGTGACGATCGCCCACGGCGCGGAGGTCCAGGCCGGGACCGGACTCGGTGACGTCGTCGCCCAGGCCCACGGAGGGATTCCGATTCGGCTCGAGCCTGGCGCGCCAGCCCACAACGTCCTGGACGCGATTCCCGCACGGGCACGCGTAGAATACCTCTCGTTCGGTGGACTGTCGACGGCGGACGTCATCACGGGTGACACGGACGTGCTGTCGGCGGCCGGGCAGGAGGCGCTTTCGCTGGTCGTCGACGAACCGACGCTCACGTCGTTCATCTACGCGTCCCGTCGATTCGCCCGCGAGGCGGGACTGCTCACCGACGAGGTGCGCGAGGTCCTCGAGGACGTCGCGGCCGTCGAGGGTCAGGCGTCGATGGCGATGCTCGGCAACACGGTGTTTGCGCTGGGGACCGGCCTCTCCGACGCGGGGTACGAGCCGTCGGTGTGTGGGACCCACTCGGCCGGTGCCGTACTGAAGTGA
- a CDS encoding WD40/YVTN/BNR-like repeat-containing protein → MATNTKTDNFGAFFRRYTKTWVHAVATAGLTAFGTLTIFYRGFAVLALASYVVPPVALYVARRRRSEAVIAADDEVSQSGSKTDPRADRPESVSSGERTRSTRSVEPNAATSTSTGAEPTPSTRGKTLDPGRGTDAAGGSDVASTDGNGTDADSDAGSDTDADSDTDTGNNTDTDTDTGTDTDTDTDTGTDTDTDSDEDTGSDGTSSRPGEPHWTAVDSPTDSTLHDVAVGTGAIAVGTGGTVLVATDDEWEAVLEHGPAGQDQDLHGVDVTDDGGVAWIAGDGGAVARLEIATGRHTDFSAPDDRTDNLSGLAAAGATGDATVLLITGSGAVVRGRYRDGDLAWAEPVAPGSGSSLSGVTLLDAETGYCCDTNDGVFRTDDGGQTFDAIGIDGAEGTLTDVVADEGDGGGEGGETACHASTDAGFVYRYESPPSTWTPDRVGEDAITAIARAGNHLVAIDDQGGVYDRPDRTADWEHAVTGASGPLYGVATGPGRAVAVGEGGTVLERR, encoded by the coding sequence ATGGCCACGAACACGAAGACCGACAATTTCGGCGCGTTTTTCAGGCGGTACACGAAGACCTGGGTCCACGCCGTCGCGACGGCCGGATTGACCGCGTTCGGTACGCTGACGATTTTCTACCGCGGGTTCGCCGTCCTGGCGCTCGCCAGTTACGTCGTTCCGCCGGTCGCCCTCTACGTCGCTCGACGACGCCGGTCCGAGGCCGTAATCGCGGCGGACGACGAGGTGTCTCAATCCGGGTCGAAAACCGACCCGCGTGCCGACCGGCCCGAATCGGTCTCGAGCGGCGAGCGAACGCGGTCCACACGGTCGGTTGAACCGAACGCGGCGACGAGCACGTCTACCGGCGCCGAACCGACGCCATCGACGCGAGGCAAGACGCTCGACCCCGGGCGGGGCACCGATGCCGCCGGCGGGTCAGACGTGGCCTCCACTGACGGCAATGGTACGGACGCCGATTCCGACGCCGGTTCGGACACAGACGCCGATTCAGACACCGATACTGGCAATAACACCGATACGGACACAGACACCGGTACAGACACCGATACGGACACAGACACCGGTACAGACACCGATACGGACAGCGACGAGGATACGGGCAGCGATGGTACCTCGAGCCGTCCTGGAGAACCACACTGGACCGCCGTCGACAGCCCGACTGACTCCACCCTTCACGACGTCGCCGTCGGCACGGGCGCCATCGCCGTCGGAACCGGCGGAACGGTCCTCGTAGCCACCGACGACGAGTGGGAAGCAGTCCTCGAGCACGGGCCCGCCGGCCAGGACCAGGACCTCCACGGCGTCGACGTGACGGACGACGGCGGCGTGGCCTGGATTGCCGGCGACGGCGGCGCAGTCGCCCGCCTCGAGATCGCGACCGGGCGCCACACGGACTTCTCCGCCCCGGACGACCGAACCGACAACCTGAGCGGTCTGGCCGCCGCGGGCGCGACCGGCGACGCGACCGTCCTCCTGATTACCGGGTCAGGAGCGGTCGTCAGGGGTCGATACCGGGACGGCGATCTCGCGTGGGCCGAACCCGTCGCGCCCGGCAGCGGCTCGAGCCTCTCCGGCGTGACCCTGCTCGACGCCGAGACCGGGTATTGCTGTGACACCAACGACGGCGTGTTCCGGACCGACGACGGCGGCCAGACGTTCGACGCGATCGGCATCGACGGGGCGGAAGGGACGCTGACCGACGTCGTGGCGGACGAGGGCGACGGTGGGGGAGAGGGAGGGGAAACGGCGTGTCACGCGAGCACCGACGCCGGCTTCGTCTACCGATACGAGTCGCCCCCGTCCACGTGGACGCCCGACCGCGTCGGCGAGGACGCGATCACGGCCATCGCTCGAGCGGGGAACCACCTCGTGGCGATCGACGACCAGGGCGGCGTCTACGATCGTCCCGACCGCACGGCCGACTGGGAACACGCCGTGACCGGCGCGAGCGGCCCCCTCTACGGTGTCGCGACCGGCCCCGGTCGAGCAGTCGCCGTCGGAGAGGGTGGGACTGTGCTCGAGCGGCGGTGA
- the aspS gene encoding aspartate--tRNA(Asn) ligase gives MQDRTYTADAEPGDHVTVAGWVHEVRDLGGIAFLILRDTSGKIQVKFEKDEMDEDLVETGLDVARESVISVTGEVAEEPRAPTGVEITPEDLEIVAPADPQLPLDPSEKVDAELSTRLDNRTLDLRKDDVQAIFEIRAEILRAVREHFREVGCTEITTPKIVATGTEGGTELFPITYFGEEAFMNQSPQLFKQLMVGSGLERVFEIGPIFRAEEHNTPRHLNEATMIDFESAFIDHHEAMDVCEGTLKAAYQAVAENCEAQLSLLGYDDFEPLDEAFPRLTYEEAIERVNATGKVDEQLVWGDDLSTEAEKALGEDVGGHYFVTDWPSEIKPFYIQDHDDDPDLSKGFDLMHPRMELVSGGQREHRYENLVAGFEQQGLDPEQFDYYTKMFRYGMPPHAGWAYGVERVVMTMLGLENIREAVLFPRDRQRLSP, from the coding sequence ATGCAGGACCGAACCTACACGGCAGACGCCGAGCCAGGCGACCACGTGACGGTCGCCGGCTGGGTCCACGAGGTACGCGACCTCGGCGGAATCGCTTTCCTGATCCTCCGGGACACCTCGGGCAAGATCCAGGTCAAGTTCGAGAAGGACGAGATGGACGAGGACCTCGTCGAGACGGGCCTCGACGTCGCCCGTGAGAGCGTCATTAGCGTCACCGGCGAGGTCGCCGAGGAACCCCGCGCGCCCACGGGCGTCGAGATTACGCCCGAGGACCTCGAGATCGTCGCTCCCGCCGACCCACAGCTCCCGCTCGATCCCTCCGAGAAGGTCGACGCGGAGCTCTCGACGCGACTCGACAACCGGACGCTCGACCTCCGCAAGGACGACGTGCAGGCGATCTTCGAGATCCGCGCCGAAATTCTGCGGGCCGTCCGCGAGCACTTCCGCGAGGTCGGCTGTACCGAGATCACGACGCCGAAGATCGTCGCCACCGGGACCGAGGGCGGCACCGAACTCTTCCCCATCACGTACTTCGGCGAGGAGGCGTTCATGAACCAGAGCCCGCAGCTGTTCAAGCAGTTGATGGTCGGCTCCGGCCTCGAACGCGTCTTCGAGATCGGGCCGATCTTCCGGGCCGAGGAGCACAACACGCCCCGTCACCTCAACGAGGCGACGATGATCGACTTCGAGTCGGCGTTCATCGACCACCACGAGGCGATGGACGTTTGCGAGGGTACGCTCAAGGCCGCCTACCAGGCGGTCGCCGAGAACTGCGAAGCGCAACTCTCCTTGCTCGGCTACGACGACTTCGAGCCACTCGACGAGGCGTTCCCCCGCCTCACCTACGAGGAGGCCATCGAGCGCGTCAACGCGACCGGCAAGGTCGACGAGCAGCTGGTCTGGGGCGACGACCTCTCGACGGAGGCCGAGAAGGCACTCGGCGAGGACGTCGGCGGCCACTACTTCGTCACCGACTGGCCCAGCGAGATCAAGCCGTTCTACATCCAGGACCACGACGACGACCCCGACCTCTCGAAGGGGTTCGACCTGATGCACCCCCGGATGGAACTGGTCTCGGGCGGCCAGCGCGAGCACCGCTACGAGAACCTCGTCGCCGGCTTCGAACAGCAGGGCCTCGACCCCGAGCAGTTCGACTACTACACGAAGATGTTCCGCTACGGGATGCCGCCCCACGCCGGGTGGGCCTACGGCGTCGAGCGCGTCGTGATGACGATGCTGGGGCTCGAGAACATTCGGGAGGCTGTGCTCTTCCCGCGAGATCGCCAGCGTCTGAGTCCGTAG
- a CDS encoding type II toxin-antitoxin system VapC family toxin, whose product MVLLDSCFVIDLFADDAGAIAKLDELDWRDASMSTLTVTEVGRGLHNSKRDRFQSVVERVDVLPYGLEEATRATTEHRRLLREGQPIGAVDTMIAATAIEANKPVVTRNVAEFQRTNAEVTPY is encoded by the coding sequence ATGGTTCTGCTTGACAGCTGTTTCGTCATCGACCTCTTCGCCGATGACGCTGGAGCCATCGCCAAACTCGACGAACTCGATTGGCGAGATGCCTCGATGTCGACTCTGACGGTCACTGAAGTCGGGCGTGGCCTCCATAACTCGAAACGCGACCGCTTTCAATCGGTCGTCGAACGCGTCGACGTTCTCCCGTACGGACTCGAGGAGGCGACTCGAGCGACGACCGAGCATCGTCGACTCCTTCGGGAGGGCCAACCGATCGGTGCGGTCGATACGATGATCGCAGCGACAGCGATCGAAGCGAACAAGCCTGTCGTCACGCGGAACGTCGCGGAGTTCCAGCGTACGAATGCCGAGGTCACGCCGTACTGA
- a CDS encoding antitoxin VapB family protein encodes MSSKTISLRDETYRRLHREKREGESFSDVVDRLLLEEDGNPLRELIGLVDDDELERVRRQSKTFRSSVERRFDGDEALESDADEDS; translated from the coding sequence ATGAGTAGCAAGACGATCAGTCTCCGCGACGAGACGTACCGTCGGCTACATCGGGAGAAACGCGAGGGAGAGAGCTTTAGCGACGTCGTCGACCGACTGCTGCTCGAGGAAGACGGGAACCCGCTTCGTGAACTGATCGGACTCGTCGATGACGATGAACTCGAGCGCGTTCGTCGTCAGTCGAAGACGTTCCGCTCGAGTGTAGAACGGCGATTCGACGGTGACGAGGCCCTCGAATCGGACGCGGATGAGGACTCGTAG